From the Leptolyngbya sp. O-77 genome, one window contains:
- a CDS encoding cofactor assembly of complex C subunit B: MELPVLSSTALLTVLLAIGLLFFIRASTKDRIEVARLVGDRPEEDLLEAIQQYFTQRAYRIAAVDAAQNQVTYEGLVRASTFLAIFLSVLAAVGLLCLSLVFSFLFPTVGNLFLGLVLLAPLAGVFYWKRSTRPEQVSLKIADLTPDAALEIRGPLLVVTGHRDELAEFQQALRLMPLNE; encoded by the coding sequence ATGGAACTTCCGGTCTTGTCGTCTACTGCACTGCTGACCGTATTACTCGCAATAGGTTTATTGTTCTTTATTCGGGCTTCGACCAAAGATCGGATTGAGGTTGCAAGGCTGGTGGGCGATCGCCCAGAGGAAGACCTACTCGAAGCCATCCAGCAATACTTCACCCAGCGGGCTTATCGCATCGCCGCCGTGGATGCCGCCCAGAACCAAGTGACCTATGAGGGACTGGTTCGCGCCAGCACATTTCTGGCTATTTTTCTTTCGGTTCTCGCTGCGGTAGGGCTACTGTGCCTGTCCCTTGTCTTCTCGTTTTTGTTTCCCACGGTTGGCAACCTATTTTTAGGATTGGTGCTGTTGGCTCCGCTGGCGGGGGTATTCTACTGGAAACGATCTACCCGACCCGAGCAGGTGTCGCTAAAAATTGCCGATCTGACCCCTGATGCCGCTCTTGAAATTCGTGGGCCGCTGCTGGTGGTGACTGGGCATCGTGACGAACTAGCTGAATTTCAGCAAGCCCTGCGGCTGATGCCACTGAACGAATAG
- a CDS encoding PadR family transcriptional regulator: MTTTLDEIYKFFKNPPPFYLNKELAVCYVLSVLLKQDSYGTELISLLETEYPAYRLSDTVLYSALKFLEDGAAVIGYWKKVEGRGRPRRMYQITPEWRDRAEELSRLWESYTQNNATVPVGVSD; encoded by the coding sequence ATGACAACCACACTCGACGAAATCTACAAGTTCTTCAAGAATCCGCCACCGTTCTACCTGAACAAGGAATTGGCGGTGTGCTACGTGCTGTCTGTGCTGCTCAAGCAGGACTCCTACGGCACGGAGCTCATTAGCCTGCTAGAGACGGAATATCCTGCCTATCGGCTGTCGGATACGGTACTCTATAGCGCCCTCAAGTTTCTGGAAGATGGAGCCGCCGTGATCGGCTATTGGAAGAAGGTGGAAGGCCGCGGTCGTCCTCGTCGGATGTATCAAATTACCCCCGAATGGCGTGATCGCGCTGAGGAACTGTCCCGCCTGTGGGAAAGCTACACCCAGAACAATGCCACCGTTCCTGTGGGCGTATCCGACTAA
- a CDS encoding response regulator gives MSEASSQASNQTLVRVLIVEDDPMMQLGLEQSLSNQPGIQVVGRADDGYFAVEETLKLKPDIVVMDIGLPRMDGIAATQKIKESLPEVRVVMLTSHTTENEVIAALSAGADAYCVKGTTVERLLAAIEAAREGASYLDPLVARLVMDHLKSPTSAADAIAVGQLSQRELEVLKLMVEGRSNPEIATALYLSPNTVKTHVRGIMNKLAVDDRVQAAVVALRAGLV, from the coding sequence GTGAGTGAAGCCTCAAGTCAAGCATCAAATCAAACACTGGTGCGGGTTTTAATCGTGGAAGACGACCCCATGATGCAGCTTGGGTTGGAGCAGTCTTTGAGCAACCAACCGGGCATCCAGGTCGTGGGTCGGGCTGATGACGGCTATTTTGCAGTAGAAGAAACCCTGAAGCTCAAGCCCGATATCGTGGTAATGGACATCGGGCTGCCCCGCATGGACGGCATTGCCGCAACGCAAAAGATCAAAGAATCTCTGCCTGAGGTGCGAGTTGTCATGCTCACATCTCACACCACCGAAAATGAGGTGATCGCGGCCCTGTCAGCTGGGGCCGATGCCTATTGCGTCAAGGGAACGACCGTCGAGCGCCTGCTAGCAGCCATTGAGGCGGCACGGGAGGGAGCCAGCTATCTCGACCCACTAGTCGCCCGACTGGTGATGGATCACCTCAAATCGCCCACCAGTGCCGCAGATGCGATCGCCGTTGGGCAGCTCTCTCAGCGGGAGCTAGAAGTGCTAAAGCTGATGGTCGAAGGGCGGAGCAATCCTGAAATCGCCACTGCGCTCTACCTCAGCCCTAACACCGTGAAAACCCATGTACGCGGCATTATGAACAAGCTTGCGGTAGATGATCGCGTGCAGGCCGCGGTCGTGGCTCTTAGGGCTGGTCTGGTGTAG
- a CDS encoding di-heme oxidoredictase family protein yields the protein MARLIARIAGLRRARRQFGAIALLSAIAGVLASLLLHGTGWAQSPLILAGGDTTIQNRTSQGYSQPAPNLSREWLALHQVGDRHFEAAFVTPPAPVNGGLGPLFNNTSCAGCHIRDGRGMPVPGQLLLRVSLPRQGLLDSPEAVLSTPTEAAPVLQANAHLEASVSLGNAPPVPGIGTQIQDQAVYGYLPEAQVKLRWQEQPGTYADGTPYSLRSPQFDITLPSGDPLPSQILVSPRIPSPVFGTGLLEAVPEAEILALADPEDANQDGISGRPNFVWDVEQHSEKLGRFGWKANNPTLLQQGASAYINDMGVTNPLFPEPDGSYEVDADTLKANTVYVQTLAVPAPTQRQDPQVLQGERLFNAANCAGCHVPTLNTGPHEIPALQNQTIHPYTDLLLHDLGEGLADHRPDFRATGQEWRTPPLWGIGLVQTVLPYSGYLHDGRARTLAEAILWHGGEAASAREAFRTMPEGDRTALLKFLNSL from the coding sequence ATGGCTCGTTTAATAGCTCGTATTGCTGGGTTGCGTCGCGCCAGAAGACAATTTGGGGCGATCGCCCTCCTTTCTGCCATTGCAGGCGTGCTGGCCTCGCTGCTGCTGCATGGTACGGGCTGGGCCCAGTCGCCCCTGATCCTGGCGGGTGGTGATACCACGATTCAAAACCGCACTTCTCAGGGCTATTCCCAACCTGCGCCCAACCTCAGCCGCGAGTGGCTAGCGCTGCATCAAGTGGGCGATCGCCACTTTGAAGCGGCCTTTGTCACGCCGCCGGCCCCGGTCAATGGCGGACTGGGCCCCTTGTTTAACAACACGTCCTGCGCCGGATGTCACATTCGAGATGGGCGGGGAATGCCCGTTCCTGGACAGCTTTTGCTGCGAGTCAGCCTGCCTCGTCAGGGCTTGCTCGATTCGCCGGAAGCTGTGCTGTCCACTCCGACTGAGGCTGCACCTGTGCTGCAAGCCAATGCTCACCTGGAGGCCTCGGTCAGCCTGGGCAATGCGCCGCCCGTGCCAGGCATTGGCACACAAATCCAGGATCAGGCAGTCTATGGCTACCTGCCCGAAGCGCAGGTCAAACTGCGCTGGCAAGAGCAACCAGGAACCTATGCCGACGGAACGCCCTACTCGCTGCGATCGCCCCAGTTCGACATCACGTTGCCCAGCGGCGATCCCCTGCCGTCACAGATCCTCGTGTCGCCCCGCATCCCATCGCCCGTATTTGGCACAGGTTTGCTAGAAGCCGTCCCTGAGGCAGAAATTTTGGCGCTCGCCGATCCCGAAGATGCCAATCAAGACGGCATTTCAGGCCGCCCGAATTTCGTGTGGGATGTGGAACAACACAGCGAGAAACTGGGACGCTTTGGCTGGAAGGCTAACAATCCCACCCTGCTTCAGCAAGGGGCCTCTGCCTATATCAACGATATGGGCGTGACGAATCCCCTGTTTCCGGAACCTGATGGCTCCTACGAGGTTGATGCCGATACGCTGAAGGCCAATACGGTTTACGTGCAAACGCTGGCAGTGCCTGCACCCACGCAACGCCAAGATCCCCAGGTGCTGCAAGGAGAGCGCCTGTTTAATGCAGCGAATTGTGCGGGCTGCCATGTGCCAACGCTAAACACTGGGCCGCACGAAATTCCAGCGCTACAAAACCAGACTATCCATCCCTACACCGACTTGCTGCTGCACGATCTGGGCGAAGGGCTGGCCGACCATCGTCCCGATTTTCGGGCAACCGGGCAGGAGTGGCGCACGCCGCCGCTGTGGGGCATTGGGCTGGTGCAAACCGTTTTGCCCTATTCTGGCTATTTGCACGATGGTCGCGCCCGCACGCTAGCAGAAGCTATCCTATGGCATGGGGGCGAGGCAGCATCCGCTCGCGAGGCATTTAGAACTATGCCAGAGGGCGATCGCACTGCACTATTAAAGTTCCTTAATTCGCTCTAA